AGATCAGAATTGGATTCCTTTTCAGAAAACGTTTTATAAGgagcagaaacagtttggaTTTAATCCAAACGAGGCTCTAGAGCAGGGAGCTCAAATGTTTGAGACAGAGATCTACGTTTTCTCTCACCAACCAGCTGAGATCGACCTCACGACACCAAgacataaaaactgtaaattaaacTCTGTTGACTTACTTTATATGCAAACATTCATCAGTTGtagcagaaatattaaagtgatagaaaacctGATGCAGATTctgacactgggaggaggttactggtttctcagtcacaagctggttcaaacctgaggccagcaggtgtcagtctgttatggtagatctgaactttgacctcaataggaggaaccaaagagctctggaaaggtaaaggtaaatcttctgaagttgggatataattcatttaatttcacataattatcgcagtagaagccatttgtttgttaaaattttatgaaatctgtttgtttaatgtgatgtttgttgtgaatgatgtaaactcacaaaggaacgaggtaattagtccaacgtttagaaactacagcggctgtaatgagtcacagcaaagataaaataacccgaacaggtgatcaactcagaaccacctgttaccatggcaaccgcctgcgacccgcaagacgagcaaagattacgttaaaaaaaacaacatttagtccgttacgatatcaggTTTCCAGGGtcgatatttatttctgtattattaaTAAAAGCTCCCTGAACACAGTGATGCTCATTTAAAGTCCTGCTCTGCTGGTCAGTCGGTCTTTCAGTcgccttttgttttgttaatggaACTGAAAGACACTGAATTGCGCAACACcttgttgaaacaataatttttgagaatattaattttaacacgctttgttgaattattattattattattattattattattattattattattctttaatgaAGCTATAGACGTTTAGGATCTGAGTGAATATTTTGATAAGTGTGACAGAAGAGGATGTGCTGGTCTCAGCGTCCTGGAGGCGTTCAGTTTGTCACCTAATGCCGACATCGActcaaaacttttcttttcttatcttCCAACCTTCCTGACGTAATGAGAACTCCTGATCTGGAGTGACAGAACTTAGAAAAACCCTTCAGATTTCTGGACCAAAGGAGGAAAATAAGAGAATAAGTGAGTCTCTCACCACACTCCTGCACTGGTCGAAGAGACGTTTGTATGTTGACATGAAGGACTGGAAGTCGACCtctgcagaaaacagaacaacacaataatactttataacaataataataaaatctactGCTGTCCTGCgtgttttctgactgaaatgCTTCGTTGTTCAAGTGGGCAAAATCAGCAACAGTTAGCAAAACTTCAGCACAATCCTACAGGTGGGTCTGTGATTACCTACCACATGTGACTGACGAGGGGTACGAATCAACATGgctgaatttaatgttttaacattagCTTCTGATAGAAATCATGTTGTTATAgcgctttagctttagcattagcttctgctaaaaacaaacactcacCTTTGTCTGCAGCTCTGAGCTCTTCGTCGATGAACCTCTCCAACATGCTCCTGCAACACAACAGAGAACACAGATGAGCCATCAGATTACTGGATAGCTAACTGGAATCTGACCAGTGAAACCAGTTAGGACATGGATTTTACTTGTTGAGGCTGGGCAGCAGATCTGTGAAGACAAACTTCAGGTCTTCCTTCCTGACTGATCCGCTCTGATcctgcaggtggcagcagaGAGCGCAGGTGAGACCGCCGTCAGTGATTGGTCGAAAACGTTAAACTGCGGCACTGACCTTATCGTGAGAGTCAAACGTCTTCCGAGCGTGACTGATCTGTTTCTGAGAGAgttcctgcagagaaaacaaacggAGATGATGGAAcaagaacatttaacatttatttaaatgctaaACTTCACAGAACGCCATTAATTTATAATCATTTATATCTTAATCTTTTTTCTTGGTTTCCAgaacctttttgtttctttaggaTCTGGAACAGATTACTTTGTTTGGGCCGAAATGATTCAATTTGGTTCTGAATCACAGAATCCGACCTTCAGCTCACCTTGACGACGTGTCCACTCCTGTCTCCCTgacaacacaaacagagacatgAGTCAGGTGAGTCCTCACTGCATCGGGTCGGATCAGAACCTGGACCGGGTCGGAACCGGGTCTTACCTCAGAGGAGAGAGGCAGGCCGCCGCTCCGCCGGGCCCTCCGGACCAGTTCCAGCAGAACCGGGGCGTTCTGGTTCAGCTCCGCATCGGACACGCCCAGCTCCCTGCAGACCAGGTCTCGGCTGTCCAGACCGTTCAGCTgcagagaggtcaaaggtcaaacactTAAAACCACAACAATCCCCTCCAGGTTCAGATCAGTCTGAATGaatggacctagccccgccttcgaggtgcAGCTCCTAACCGGATCGCCGCAGGACTCACCGAGTTGATCTCCGGCTGGAACACGGCGAGGCTGAAGTCCAGGTTGAAGACCTGCAGGAAGTCCATGATGAGACTGGCCACCAGGTGTCCTGTGGAACACACACgggttcagaaccagaaccagaaccacagctgAACGGCCCATCACACAGATCTGAGAAATGATCCAGAAACTAAACACTTAAAGGTCTGAAGCAAACTGCTGTCTGATGGTGCAacagagccccctggtggtcaaCAGCTGCAACAGCAAACACGatccatccatcatttctttacattttccttcCTCATGCCCAGACTTTCTTAAAAAGCTGATAAATCTTTAActgagaggaaaataaatctgctttccAGAGAGACCCTGAACTCACCGTCTTTAGTGTGGAGGCAtttcttcaggttttcattGATGAGGGGAGTTTTGTTCTGAGACAAACAATGATGAAGGTGAACATcagctgataaaaacaaactgtggatCAAACCAGAAGAAGCTTCACCTCCAGTCTGTCCTGGTCCTCCATGGCCAGAAAAACGGCTGCCCTCATTTCCGCCTGtcaggaaaaacacacagatttcATTGGAAGATAACCAAGTAGAGGATAATGTCctaataatttagattaataaattcattttgacctttgattgttttcattttgctgctgtttgtgtttcatgagGAGGTTGAAGTTACAACCAGCCAACGTGTTCTTTGCTGCTAATGAAAGTAttagaataaagaataaaacatatgtttaataatggcataaaaatcCATATGCTAAGAgctaagtttaaaatatttaggtgGTAAACTTGCTGCATAtggagctgttagcatgtcactGCAGTCAGGAGACTGTCATACTGCAGaggtcttcagtcagaggcctcctCAGTTTTGTTGCATGACTGACTGCAACTGGAGATCCTTTCTGCCCACAGCATCAGCATCCACAACAACTCTTTAAAGAAAGTTTATGATCCGGTATACCACTTTAGTGGAAAAGAGGCAatggaattattatttttttttatttatttatgacaacATAACTCATATTTATGAGCtgtgacaacatttaatttcctttggGAGAAACAGGAGTTTTGAATTGAGTTGTCAGTTCATTTCAGTCTGTCTGAATTGAATTTAGAACTAGTTCTTGTTCAGTATGAACAGTTCCAAGTTAGGCTGCACTACATAAATCATTCTACCAGTGCTGGTTCGGTCTGACCTCAAAATAACAACTGAAATAtcttaagaaagttctgcctgttgttgctacggatctgatccaaatagtaactcatcgctctcatcaggctTTCAAAActgcagtaatcaaaccactgataaaaaagaacaatgtagacaaatcactactgcagaattacaggccgatctccaacctcccattcatcagtaaagttattgaaaaagttgtgtgtaaacagttaaatagcttcctaacgataaccaaccgctttgactccttccaatctggtttccggtctcaccacagcacagaaactggcctagtcaaagtgttcaatgacatccatataaatacggactgtgggagaaccacagtgctggttctgttggacctcagtgttgaccatgacatattactgaatcgactggagagttgggtcggactctccggtccagtgcttaactggtttgaatcttacataaggaacagggatttatttgtttcaattggaaacttctcatcaaagaggtcaaaggtcacatgtggggtaccccaaggttcaatcctaggacccctcttattcaatatctatatgctcccactagctcaggttattacaggaaataatatcagctaccataactatgcagatgacacacagctctacattacgatgtcaccaggtgacctttgaccccatccaatcactgaacagatacttagaacagataaatgtgtggatgtgccaaaacttcctccagctgaacaaaaacaaaactgaagttattatttttggacctaaagaggaacgatctagagttacagatctagagttatagatctagagttacagatctagagctatagttctagagtcagtgcacagcttcagttattacaactaaaaaccagcgatcaggccgaaacctgggagtagtgatggaactctgacctgaacattcagagtcacataaagacagttacaaagtcggccttctatcacctgaagaagatttccaggattaaaggactaatgtctcagccagatctagagaaattcatccatgcgtttatcttcagtcgtattgattattgtaacggcgtcttcacaagtctgtccaacaaatcaatcaaacagctgcagctgatccagaatgctgctgctggagttctgactaaaaccaggaagatagagcacataacaccagttttaaagtctctccactggctccctgtagctcaaagaatagactttaaaatactgttgttagtttataaatcactgaatggtttagcaccacaatacattaaagatctgctgctgtatcaaccttccagaactctcaggttctggttctggttctgctctgcatccccagaaccagaaccaaacgaggagaagcggcatttagcatctatgcaccacaaatctggaacaaacttccagaaaactgtaaaacagctgaaacactgacttcctttaaatctcaactaaaaacccacttgtttagagtcgtatttgaaacgtaatcaattgcaagtttattgacggaatctgacttgatgttattgttgattctatgttgcattgtgtttttgtgtttgatttgatgtaaagcactttgaaatgccttgctgctgaaagtgctatacaaataaagtttgattagatttttgatttgatttaggttaattacatatttctagaaatattaaatggtcattttgtttttaagtaatatattaaactaaaataatgtaaaatttgCTATATACTCATCAGCTTTAACCAACAGTTAGCTGAGGGTGTTTCTTCAAAGTTAAACTGGTTAAACTGCCTCACCAGTAGATTAGCAACTCGATGCTAGCCGCTAAGCTAAAGACGCTAACCGCGGGCTTCTCGGTTCTTTTTCCGGTTCTGATCTCTGACCTTCAGCTTGTTGAGAACTCCGCTGTTCTCCAGGTTCTGGATCAGCAGGTCCCGCAGCTCGGTATCATCTTCAGCAGCCGACATGTTCATTTGGATATAAGCTAGCCGCTGCTGTCAGGAcaacagaccaaaacaaactatACGGaagtgctgctgctgatgctccTTCCGGTGTTTACCGCCACCTGCTGGACGATATCATGAATACCCGCTTACCACCAAACCGGTTAACATTGTaggtttaaaaacacaaaaggttgttttctgaaatttgaagtgttattaaattaaaaacgttaaatgaatattaaaataatgaatcaCACAAATGAAACTTTCAATTAAATTGGCTTGAAAATCACAATGAcaatgcaaatgtatttttctttcttttcatttttaacttaaaaaataaaactttgctaTGTACACCAGCTTCATCACAAACatattcaaatataaaaattattctaTAAACTAAATAGATTTTACTAATGACTGTAGAtgtgattaaatagaaaataaacataaaacaataataataaaagttaataaacaaaattaaagacatataaaaatatagcaTAAAAAGCATTGTTTGcatttcagttgtttgtttcttttggcaTAAGAATAGTTTTACAAACTGCATTCCAATTCTTtgcttcttccttcctttcttttttatctttttttctctacaaTTACTAGAATTTGGTAGcaattttagaaacattttatgtttcatatgcAATTTTCGGTGTGCttaaaaaactataaataataaCA
The Gambusia affinis linkage group LG22, SWU_Gaff_1.0, whole genome shotgun sequence DNA segment above includes these coding regions:
- the cep43 gene encoding FGFR1 oncogene partner isoform X17; amino-acid sequence: MNMSAAEDDTELRDLLIQNLENSGVLNKLKAEMRAAVFLAMEDQDRLENKTPLINENLKKCLHTKDGHLVASLIMDFLQVFNLDFSLAVFQPEINSLNGLDSRDLVCRELGVSDAELNQNAPVLLELVRRARRSGGLPLSSEGDRSGHVVKELSQKQISHARKTFDSHDKDQSGSVRKEDLKFVFTDLLPSLNKSMLERFIDEELRAADKEVDFQSFMSTYKRLFDQCRSVVVLDPDESRHQTQTAEDKSGSLPVSKDVEQVLSLPKRYLQQPSAGGAEHLDLELDGEVDHDEGDSFFDDPLPKPLKTYGWKPEASGTRESPAGSIGSEPSHSRNGMKEFKEKYFKSPSDRTGSLHLDEDVEYDDDFNSHRSDLSNGELSIGEEIEEVSIEGPETSDKLDETTQDLSISQISQSHGADYMEDVS
- the cep43 gene encoding FGFR1 oncogene partner isoform X14, which translates into the protein MNMSAAEDDTELRDLLIQNLENSGVLNKLKAEMRAAVFLAMEDQDRLENKTPLINENLKKCLHTKDGHLVASLIMDFLQVFNLDFSLAVFQPEINSLNGLDSRDLVCRELGVSDAELNQNAPVLLELVRRARRSGGLPLSSEGDRSGHVVKELSQKQISHARKTFDSHDKDQSGSVRKEDLKFVFTDLLPSLNKSMLERFIDEELRAADKEVDFQSFMSTYKRLFDQCRSVVVLDPDESRHQTQTAEDKSGSLPVSKDVEQVLSLPKRYLQQPSAGGAEHLDLELDGEVDHDEGDSFFDDPLPKPLKTYGCSPIGEKDSSEKTNSPKEKPEASGTRESPAGSIGSEPSHSRNGMKEFKEKYFKSPSDRTGSLHLDEDVEYDDDFNRKWKPGQTRSEPASLSHRSDLSNGELSIGEEIEEVSIEGPETSDKLDETTQDLSISQISQSHGADYMEDVS
- the cep43 gene encoding FGFR1 oncogene partner isoform X16; the protein is MNMSAAEDDTELRDLLIQNLENSGVLNKLKAEMRAAVFLAMEDQDRLENKTPLINENLKKCLHTKDGHLVASLIMDFLQVFNLDFSLAVFQPEINSLNGLDSRDLVCRELGVSDAELNQNAPVLLELVRRARRSGGLPLSSEGDRSGHVVKELSQKQISHARKTFDSHDKDQSGSVRKEDLKFVFTDLLPSLNKSMLERFIDEELRAADKEVDFQSFMSTYKRLFDQCRSVVVLDPDESRHQTQTAEDKSGSLPVSKIPRFKAQRSQTAAKDVEQVLSLPKRYLQQPSAGGAEHLDLELDGEVDHDEGDSFFDDPLPKPLKTYGWKPEASGTRESPAGSIGSEPSHSRNGMKEFKEKYFKSPSDRTGSLHLDEDVEYDDDFNSHRSDLSNGELSIGEEIEEVSIEGPETSDKLDETTQDLSISQISQSHGADYMEDVS
- the cep43 gene encoding FGFR1 oncogene partner isoform X15 — its product is MNMSAAEDDTELRDLLIQNLENSGVLNKLKAEMRAAVFLAMEDQDRLENKTPLINENLKKCLHTKDGHLVASLIMDFLQVFNLDFSLAVFQPEINSLNGLDSRDLVCRELGVSDAELNQNAPVLLELVRRARRSGGLPLSSEGDRSGHVVKELSQKQISHARKTFDSHDKDQSGSVRKEDLKFVFTDLLPSLNKSMLERFIDEELRAADKEVDFQSFMSTYKRLFDQCRSVVVLDPDESRHQTQTAEDKSGSLPVSKIPRFKAQRSQTAAKDVEQVLSLPKRYLQQPSAGGAEHLDLELDGEVDHDEGDSFFDDPLPKPLKTYGWKPEASGTRESPAGSIGSEPSHSRNGMKEFKEKYFKSPSDRTGSLHLDEDVEYDDDFNRKWKPGQTRSEPASLSHRSDLSNGELSIGEEIEEVSIEGPETSDKLDETTQDLSISQISQSHGADYMEDVS
- the cep43 gene encoding FGFR1 oncogene partner isoform X13 — encoded protein: MNMSAAEDDTELRDLLIQNLENSGVLNKLKAEMRAAVFLAMEDQDRLENKTPLINENLKKCLHTKDGHLVASLIMDFLQVFNLDFSLAVFQPEINSLNGLDSRDLVCRELGVSDAELNQNAPVLLELVRRARRSGGLPLSSEGDRSGHVVKELSQKQISHARKTFDSHDKDQSGSVRKEDLKFVFTDLLPSLNKSMLERFIDEELRAADKEVDFQSFMSTYKRLFDQCRSVVVLDPDESRHQTQTAEDKSGSLPVSKIPRFKAQRSQTAAKDVEQVLSLPKRYLQQPSAGGAEHLDLELDGEVDHDEGDSFFDDPLPKPLKTYGWKPEASGTRESPAGSIGSEPSHSRNGQLHTGMKEFKEKYFKSPSDRTGSLHLDEDVEYDDDFNRKWKPGQTRSEPASLSHRSDLSNGELSIGEEIEEVSIEGPETSDKLDETTQDLSISQISQSHGADYMEDVS